The following are from one region of the Streptomyces sp. NBC_01304 genome:
- a CDS encoding coenzyme F420-0:L-glutamate ligase, which yields MTHITNGFSAFALEPFPTIEAGSDIAAAITTVLNEQDLVLEDGDILVVASKIVSIAEDRYVDLSTITPSAQALDIAQRTGKSPEVVQLVLDHSTDHFLGTDRGPIIATHQLGLQLTSAGIDRAGSNGAWLLPADPDASARALRDTLAKAAGAQIAVVIADSDGRADRRGATVISIGAAGIAPLRVSEHAEPGGKTKRQEETLSDLVAAAAGVILGQRGRGAPVAVLRGIAYEADDTGVASILHKAPR from the coding sequence ATGACCCACATCACCAACGGCTTCAGCGCGTTCGCGCTGGAGCCGTTCCCCACCATCGAGGCCGGCAGCGACATCGCCGCTGCGATCACGACGGTCCTAAACGAGCAGGACCTCGTTCTGGAAGACGGCGACATCCTCGTCGTGGCCAGCAAGATCGTGTCGATCGCGGAAGACCGCTACGTCGACCTGAGCACGATCACACCCAGCGCCCAGGCCCTGGACATCGCCCAGCGAACCGGCAAGAGCCCCGAAGTCGTCCAACTGGTCCTGGACCACTCCACGGACCACTTCCTTGGCACCGACCGCGGCCCCATCATCGCCACCCACCAGCTCGGCCTCCAGCTGACCTCCGCAGGCATCGACCGCGCGGGCTCCAACGGTGCCTGGCTCCTGCCGGCCGACCCGGACGCCTCCGCCCGCGCGCTGCGCGACACCTTGGCCAAGGCCGCCGGCGCCCAGATCGCCGTCGTCATCGCCGACTCCGACGGGCGGGCCGACCGGCGCGGCGCCACCGTCATCTCCATCGGCGCCGCTGGCATCGCACCGCTGCGCGTCAGCGAACACGCCGAACCCGGCGGGAAGACCAAACGCCAGGAAGAGACACTCAGCGACCTCGTCGCCGCCGCGGCGGGAGTCATCCTCGGCCAGCGCGGTCGCGGCGCACCCGTCGCCGTCCTGCGCGGCATCGCCTACGAGGCCGACGACACCGGCGTTGCCTCCATCCTTCACAAGGCGCCACGGTGA
- the lexA gene encoding transcriptional repressor LexA: METSVANQPAGTGSHGQQTGIPDSALSDRQLRILQAIDEHVAQHGYPPSMREIGREVGLTSVSSVSYQLTQLEEMGRIESTSNRSRTYRITGKSAAPTSDNASAEAATPTPDTAVHAQLLGRIAAGPPITAEQEVAGIVVFPRQVVGSGTIFALTVVGDSMAGPHGKILNGDIVAVRSQPAAETGDIVAAMVDGEATVKRFKRDGTDVWLVADNPAYPPLPGNGATILGKVTGVLRTL; encoded by the coding sequence ATGGAAACCAGCGTCGCGAATCAACCCGCAGGCACCGGAAGTCACGGGCAGCAGACGGGGATACCCGATAGCGCGCTGAGCGACCGGCAGTTGAGAATTCTGCAGGCAATCGACGAGCACGTGGCGCAGCACGGCTATCCGCCTTCCATGCGCGAAATCGGCCGCGAAGTCGGGCTCACCAGCGTGTCGTCGGTGTCCTACCAGCTGACACAGCTGGAGGAGATGGGGCGGATCGAGTCGACGTCCAACCGGTCGCGCACCTACCGCATCACCGGGAAGTCGGCAGCCCCCACCTCGGACAACGCGTCTGCCGAAGCCGCCACTCCCACGCCGGATACGGCAGTTCACGCCCAGCTCCTCGGCCGGATCGCCGCAGGACCACCGATCACCGCCGAGCAGGAAGTGGCCGGCATTGTCGTCTTCCCCCGTCAGGTCGTCGGCTCCGGCACGATCTTCGCCCTGACCGTCGTCGGCGACTCCATGGCCGGCCCGCACGGCAAGATCCTCAACGGCGACATCGTCGCGGTGAGGAGCCAGCCTGCCGCGGAGACCGGCGACATCGTCGCCGCCATGGTCGACGGCGAAGCCACGGTCAAGCGGTTCAAGCGCGACGGCACAGACGTATGGCTCGTCGCTGACAACCCGGCGTACCCGCCCCTGCCTGGCAACGGCGCCACCATCCTGGGCAAGGTGACCGGAGTGCTGCGCACGCTGTAG
- a CDS encoding shikimate dehydrogenase, whose product MKRLALLGSPVDQALSPALHRAAYAELGLPWTYEAIDLQPDQLGPFLAELDSTWAGFSLTMPLKQTVVDLLDETSATVRTTGTANTIVVTDAGRLRGENTDLHGMLQALADTGMTAVTDVTVLGAGATASTALAAAHRLGCRTATVVTRDLLRSRKLQTAAERIGINIRLRPWTQAAQHLDAGLVIAAVPPHAADSLAVSWPGPWPTLMDVTYRPWPSRLARTAARLGSRVIGGLPMLIHQAAEQCALQTGRKDSVHSAMCRAAEGAAIMDVDPLVE is encoded by the coding sequence GTGAAACGCCTCGCCCTGCTCGGCTCCCCGGTCGACCAGGCCCTCTCGCCCGCCCTGCACCGCGCCGCGTACGCGGAACTCGGACTGCCCTGGACCTACGAAGCGATCGACCTGCAGCCCGACCAGCTCGGCCCATTCCTTGCCGAACTCGACAGCACCTGGGCCGGGTTCTCCCTGACCATGCCCCTCAAGCAGACCGTCGTGGATCTGCTGGACGAGACATCGGCCACCGTGAGGACCACGGGAACGGCGAACACCATCGTGGTCACCGACGCGGGCAGGCTCCGCGGCGAGAACACCGACCTGCACGGCATGCTCCAGGCCCTTGCTGACACCGGCATGACCGCCGTCACCGACGTGACCGTCCTCGGCGCTGGAGCCACAGCGAGCACAGCCCTCGCAGCAGCACACCGACTGGGATGCCGCACTGCAACCGTGGTCACTCGAGATCTGCTGCGATCCCGGAAGCTACAGACCGCAGCAGAACGCATCGGCATCAACATCCGCCTCCGGCCGTGGACACAGGCGGCCCAGCACCTCGATGCCGGTCTTGTCATCGCCGCTGTGCCACCCCATGCCGCCGACTCGCTCGCCGTCTCCTGGCCCGGTCCTTGGCCGACCCTGATGGATGTGACCTACCGACCGTGGCCGAGCCGGCTCGCCCGCACCGCAGCAAGGCTCGGCAGCCGCGTGATCGGTGGCCTGCCCATGCTGATCCACCAGGCGGCCGAGCAGTGCGCGCTGCAGACGGGACGCAAGGATTCGGTGCACTCGGCCATGTGCAGAGCCGCCGAGGGAGCGGCGATCATGGACGTAGATCCCCTCGTCGAATGA
- a CDS encoding SH3 domain-containing protein, with the protein MPTKLAGRAGIAAATIAMGAATALASAPSALAAGTSAPAAAPVALAKANSCPHWSVMKSAVNFRTGPGTQYRSIGYLYRGDWGRKVGAKGSWIKLKLEERSKTGLKRGTTAWVHKQFLDQCVYTQT; encoded by the coding sequence ATGCCGACCAAGCTTGCAGGACGCGCCGGTATAGCCGCCGCCACGATCGCGATGGGAGCCGCAACTGCCCTGGCCTCAGCACCGTCGGCGCTCGCAGCCGGCACGAGCGCCCCAGCCGCCGCTCCCGTCGCACTCGCCAAGGCCAACAGCTGCCCGCACTGGTCCGTGATGAAGAGCGCGGTGAATTTCCGCACGGGACCCGGAACGCAGTACCGGTCGATCGGCTACCTGTACCGCGGCGACTGGGGACGGAAGGTCGGCGCCAAGGGGTCATGGATCAAGCTCAAGCTGGAAGAACGCTCCAAGACCGGCCTCAAGCGCGGCACCACGGCGTGGGTGCACAAGCAGTTCCTCGACCAGTGCGTCTATACGCAGACCTGA